DNA sequence from the Stigmatella aurantiaca genome:
GCGTCTCCAGCGAGCTGCCCTCCACGTGCTCCATGACGACATGGGGCAGCCCGTCGATGATGCGCACGAGGTAAACCTGGGCGATACACGGGTGGTGAAGCTGGATGATGAGCTGGAACTCCTCCAAGAGCCTCGCGCGGTCAACGGCGCTCCGGGTCCCCTGGAGCCGCTTGATGAGCACCGCGCTGCCCAGGGTGTCAGCGTAGCGGCGCCGCGCCAGCAAGACCTCCGCGTTGTTGCTGTCACCCAGGTACTGGATGAGCTCGTACGAGGTGGCGCCAGCGGAGAAGAGGATGACGGGGTTTGACGGGGACTGCTCGGGGGGTCGGGACATCTCGCGCACTCCTTGGATAGACACACGAAAAGCCGCGCGTGGGACGGCGGGGAGAGCATGCCAACCTTACAGGTATGGCGCCCCGCATCCTACCAGAAATCGCATGCCGCCTTGGAGAGGCGTTATACCTGGCTGGGGAAACGGGGGTGAACCTCATGGGTTTCACCCTACCAGCGGGGGCAGACATCACGAAAAACGGCCCCCGCCGAAGCGGGAGCCGTTGGGAACTGCGCAGTCGCGTTGCCCGGGGGACTACTTGTCCATCACGGGCGAGAGGATGACGACGTCACGGGCCACCATGTCGTCCCCGTCCTTCACGAAGGAGGCGCGCACCTCGGTCCCCTCGTTGAAGTCATCCAGCTCCACCGCGCGGTTGTTCTCCGTCACGCGGGTCTTGTCGTCCGTCTTGAGCTTCAGCTCGGCGTTGGCGTTGCCCGGGACGATGAGGACCAGCGAGTTGCCCAGGGTGGACTGAACCCGGCCCTGGACGGTGGAGCCCGCCGCCAGGCTGCCGGACTCCGCGGCCAGCGCGCTGTCGGCCTCGGCGACGTCCTGGCGCTGCTCGGCGACGTCCTGCTGGGCCTCCGCCACCTCTTCCTGCTCCTCACGCTGGATGTCCGCCCGGTCCTCGGCCGCCTCTTGGCGGATCTCCGCCATGTCCTTCTGGGCTTCCTGCTGGGCCTGGGCGAGATCCTGGCGCTCGTCCTGCGCCTCGTTGCGCTTGCTGCATCCCGCCGTCAGAGCCAACCCCGTGACCGTGGCCACCGCAATCATGAGCTTCCGCATGAAATGCTCCCCTTTTGTGCCGAGCCGGGGAGCGAGGGCCCCCCAGCGGTTGTGGGCAGAAAGTGGGGGCCTGAATCGGACTTGAGGAGCACTTGCCAGAAGGGGCGAGGCGTCTCAGGGGAAGCAGCCAGGCGGCCGGGGGCTGGAGGGGCCGCCTGGACCTTGGCGCGGGCTCAGGGGCCGCCGGTCCCCCCATCGGAGGCGCCTTCACACTCGGGCGCGCCTGCGAGGACCCAGAGGGCCACAAGTTCCCGCTCGGCGTCGGTGGGCGCGGGGAGCCCTGGCGGGGGCATGTTCCGGTCATCGTAGGTACGAACCTTGATGAGCTCGGCCATGGCCTTAGCGCCCTTGGGCGTCCCGCCATCCAGCTCGTAGTGGTCCAGCCGGAAACCCGGCTTGCCACTGCCGCTGGTCGTCTCGCCGTGGCACGCCGAGATGCAGTTGGCCAGCATGATGGGCTTGATGTCTTTGCACCAGGTGGGCACGGGCCCGTCCCCGCCATCCGGCGGCTCGGTGCCGCCATCGGCGACGTCGGGCAGTCCCAGTGACTCGCACGTCCGCCCGGCCCCGGCACGGACCGCGACGCACACGTAGGGGTCGGGGCAATCCTGGGCGGCCGCGCAGGTCTTCCCCGCGAAGTCGGTCACCGAGATGGAGCAGCCGGCGAGGAACATCGCGGCGCTGACGCACAGACTCGTAACGGCTCTTGTCATGATGGCTTCAGTTACCCCCTCCATCCGGGGCACAGGGCAGTGCGCCGCCCGTCACCCACTGCGCCACCCGCGCGCGCTCGGCGTCGGTGGGCTGCGGGCTGAAGCTGCCAGGCGGCATGGTGCGCAGATCAAACGTCCGGGACTTGATGCGGTCGGCCATCGCCTTGGCACCCTTCACCCCGCCGTCCTCGGGCTCGTAGTAATCCAGGCGGAAGCCCTTCTGGCCGCTGCTGCTGTTGTCCGCGCCATGGCAGGACGACACACAGGAGGCATTCAGGATGGGCTGCACATCGCAGTACGTGGGCACCACCCCGCCGTCGCCAGGGCCTCCATCCGCGGGCCCACCGTCACCGGGCCCCGCGTCCACGGAGGGTGGATAGATGAGCTCGCACGTGCGCTGCGCGCCCAGCTCCATGCAGGCATACGCCTGGGGGCAGTCCGTGTTGGACGTGCACGCCCGGTTCACGGCCTCATCCTGGGAGATGATGCACCCCGCCACCGACAGCACGGTGGCGAGCGCCAGAAAACCACCTCTCGACCTTGCGTCCACGGGCGCTCTCAGAAGTGGTAGGTGAGGCTCGCCGCATCCGCGGCGGGCTCGGGGAGGAACTCCAGCAGCAGCCCGTACGCCAGGGTGAGCCCGGCGACCCCGTACATCACGTTGGCGGTCGCGGAGGCAGCGCGCGCCCGGTGCAGCGCCGAGCTGGCCTCGCGGGCCGACTCCAGGCTGTCGGCCCGCCGCGCCTCGCCACGCGCGAAGAAGCCCACGCCGATTCCGCCCAGCAGCAGCGCGCCGCCCGCGGCGAAGGCATAGCGGTGGCCCCGGAGGAAGGGCTCGGGGGAGCGCCGGGGGGCATCCACGGTGGGGACCTGAACCCCCGGCGCGGAAGAGGAAGAAGAGGGCTCGGCCGCCGCAGCGGGCAGGGCCAGCATCGACGCCAGGGCCGAGGCGGCGAGCGGGCGAAGGGCAATGAACATAAGCGGACTATAGCGGGATCCGCCCTGACTTCATTAGATCCGTGTGCGTTGACAGCCAGGGGCCACGTATGCTGCGCCTCCCGTGAAGCCCTTCCCTGGAATCCAGGAGCCGCGTCCGCTGGCCCTCGGCGAGATGATCGACCGCTCGGCCACGTTCTGGCGCGCCCACCTCAAGCCCTTGTTCCTGCTGAGCTTCGGCTTCGAGCTGGTCAACTACATCCTCACCAAGACCGTGGTGCTCTCCCTGGAGCGCAGCACCGCCCTGCTCCAGGACAACGCCGCCCTCCAGAGCGATCCCTTCGCCGTGCTCGGGGAGGCCGGTGTCGTGCTGGCCACCTCCTCGGCGCTCTGGCTGGTGCTCATCTGGAACTACTGGCTGGCCACCCTGGCCGTCACCCGCTACGTGGTGCCCCACCAGCTCGGGGAGAACGCCCGTCCCTCCGACGGCCTGCGGCGGGGCTGGGCCCAGGTGCTCCCCCTCACGGGCGCCTACTTCCTGTCCCAGCTCTGGGCCCTGGGCGCGGTGCTCCTCATGGTGCTCCCGGGCGCGGTCCTGCTCGGGGTGGGGTTCCTGGTGGCGCGGGACGGCGCGGGGGCCTCCAGCCTCGTGGGCATCGTGCTGCTCTCGGGCGGGGCCCTTCTGGCCCTCCTCGGCTTCCTGGCCGCGCTCCTCTGGTACTTCCTGCGCTTCTCGCTGCTGGCCCCGGTGTTCGCCATGGAGGAGCTGGGCGCCGTGGCCGCCTTCCGGCGCTCCGGGCGGCTCATCTCCGGGCGCGTCCAGGCAGGGTTCCTGGGCCTCGTGAAGGTCCGGGCGATGATCCTCCTCACCGTCATGTCCGGCATCCTCATCGCCATCAGCTTCGTCTCCGGGCTGCCCGCCTGGATCGTCCGCCTCTCCTACGCCAACCCGTTCGATCCCGCCTCCGTGGCGGCCAACCCCATTCCCCAGACGCTCCTCGTCCCCGTGGAGCTGTTCCAGGTGGTGGGCCAGTCGCTCTTCACGCCGCTCGCGCTTGTCTTCTCCGCCATGTTCTACCTGGACATGCGGATGCGCCGCGAAGGGCTGGACCTCGAGCGCCGCCTCGACGCGCCCCGCCCCACCGCCTGATGCCCTCCGTGAGCGCCCCGTGCTGACCTTCGCCCTGCCCCTGCTCCTGGCCTCGCTGCCCTGCACGGACCTGCGGGACGGCGCGCAGCGGCTCGAAGCGCTCGCCGCGGCTCCTCCGGAGGAGGCCACCGCCCTCATGGGGGAGCTCGCGGCGCGCGCGGGAGGCCTCCCCTTGAGCCTCCCCGAGGACATGCCCCCCGCGGCCCGGGCCCACACGGTGGCCGTCCGGCTGAAGGAAGCCTGTGCGCTCCAGGACGCCGCGGCCCTCCAGGCGCCCGCCCCCGAGGGCAGCCGGGACCGGCTCCAGGCCATCCTGGATCGCCCCGAGTTCGCCCAGGCCCGCCGCCGCAACTCGGACCTCGTCCAGCGCCTGCTCCGGGAGCTGGAGGCCTGGATGGACGGCTTCTTCCAGTCCCGGGGCGCCCAGAGCTTCGCCGTGGCCACCCGGGCGGTGATGTTGGGGCTGGCGCTGGCCGTCATCCTCTGGGGCCTGCTGCGGCTGCGGCGCTGGCGGCGCCCCCCCTCCCAGGCCCCCGTGGCGGCCGCCGGGGCCGCCTCCCCGCTCGAACTCGACTCCCCGCGCGAGCACCTCCAGCGGGCCCGGGCGGCGCTCGTCCCGGATCCGCGCGAGGCCATCCGCCAGGGGCTGCTCGCCCTGCTCTCCACGCTGGAGGAGCGGCGGCTGGCGCGCCCGGACCGGGTGAAGACGAACCGGGAGCTCGCCGCCGAGCTGCCCACCCGCGGCGCCCCCGCCCCCCTCGTGCAGGAGGTGGAGCGGCTGACCCACTGGTACGACCAGACGTTCTACTCGCTGTCCCCCGTGCCCGCCGAGGAGGCCGCCCGCTTCGTGGAAGACGTGGAACGGCTGCACCGCTCGCCGCCGGGAGCCCCGGCATGAGGAACCTGCGCACGGCCCTGTTCTTCGGCCTGCTCATCACGCTCGCGGCGGCGCTGGGGCTCGTCGTGCGGCAGGCGCCCCCCGAGTCCACGGTGCCCTCCGTGGACAACCCGGGTCCGCTCGGGCTGCGCGCCCTGTACCTCTACCTGAAGGAGGGCGGCGCCCCGGTGGAGGCCCATCGGGACTCCCTGGAGTCGCTGCCCCCGGACACCCGGACCCTCGTCCTCCCCGCCCCCCAGGCCCGGGCCGTGAGCACCGGCGAGGTGGCGGCCCTGGAGCGCTTCGTGCGCGGCGGGGGAACGCTCGTCGTCCTCGTCTCGCACGAGAAGGATCAGGGCCAGCCCGCGCTGTCCCTGTGGCTGGAGCTGGGCCAGGGCCCCCTGCTGCCCACCCGGGAGCGGGGCCTGCCCGCGGACACGCAGGATCTGGGGGGCACCACCCTGGACGTGTGGCTCCCGGCGGGCGCGGTGTACGGGTTGAAAAACCTCCGGGTCTCCCGGGACCGGGGCGTCACGGTGGGCAAGCCCGAGGCCGTGCCGCTCGCGGGCCTGGAGAACGCCGTGGGGCTGTGGCGGCTGGGCCTGGGCCAGGGCGAGGTGTACGTGGCGGCGGGGGCGGACCTCGCGGAGAACCGGCGCCTGGAGCTGCTGGACAACCTGCGCTTCTGGGAGGCGCTGGCCGCCCGGGGGCCGCTGCGCTTCGACGAGTTCCACCACGCCGCGGCGCCGCCCCCTCCCCTGTCCCGGGGCATCTGGGTGTTCGCGCTCCAGTGCCTGGCGGTGGGCCTGCTGTACGCGGTGTCGCGGGGCACGCGCTTCGGGGCCCCCAGGCCCCTGCAGCCCGTGCGGCACCGCTCGTCGGTGGAGTACGCCCGCTCCATGGGGTGGCTCGCACGGCGCTCCCGCGTGGAGCGCGAGCTGCTGCCCGAGCTGGCCCACGGCCTGCGCCAGCTCATGCACGAGCGGCTGGGCATCGCCCTCACGCTCTCCGAGGAGGAAGCCGCGCGCCTGCTGGAACAGCGCTGTGGGCTCCCGGCCCCGCACTACCTGGAAGCCCGCGCGCAGCTCGCCCGCGCGCTGGATCAACCGGCCGTGACGCCGCGGGACTATGCCCGCATCGCGGCCCGGTACGCGCGGCTGGAGGATGTCATCACCGGCCGCGCTACAGGCCCCGGCCCGCCTTGATCATCGCCTCGCCCACGAAGGCGCGGATCTCCTCCACGCGCGCATCCCAGCTCTCGTGGAAGATGCGCTCGGCGCGGGTGCGGTCCGGCCCCGGACCCTCGGCGAGGCACTCATCCACCTTGCGCACGAAGTCCTCGGTGGACGTGGCGATCTTGCACAGCCCCACCTTGCGCACCTCGGGGATGTCGGTGGAGACCACCGGCAGGCCCGCGGCCAGGTACTCGCGCACCTTCAGCGGGTTGGCGTTGAGCGTCAGCTCGTTGACGGTGAAGGGCATGAGCGCCACATCGAAGGCGCGGCTGTAGCCCGGCAGGCTCGAATACGGCTTGCGGCCCAGGAAGTGGATGTTGGGCACTTCCTTCATCTTGGAGACGTCGCAGTCGGGCGCCACCTTGCCGATGACGACGACGGAACCCTCGGGGTGCGCCTTGGCGGTGGCGATCATCGCCTCCTGGTCCACCCAGTCCGCCATCAGCCCGAAGAAGCCGATGATGGGCTTGGGCAGGTGGGCGATGTCCTCCGGGATGGGCGTGGACGCATCGCACGCCTTCACGAAGTGCTGGAAGTCCACGCCGTGCCGCACCAGCACGGTGTTGGGGTTCACCTTGGCCTTGTTCTCGCGCAGGCGCTCGGCGGAGGTGATGACGAGGTTCGCGCGGCGCAAGAGCCGCTCCTCCAGCTCCGCGATGTGGCGGCCGTTGGTGTCGCTGAACGCGGAGAACTCATCCACGCAGTGGTAGACGACGAACTCCTCGCCGAGCGTGCCCGACACGGGCGCGGAGGCCGGCAGGAAGGACCACGAGATGGGCCGGTGGAAGCGCAGCTTGCGCATCGCGTTCTTCACCTGGAGCCGCAAGAGCTCCCGGTTCGCCCCGCGCACCACCTCGGAGCCGTAGAACGGGATGGCCAGGGGCGCCAGGACGAAGAGGTTCGGCTCCACCTCGCGGATGCCCTCGGTGAAGGACGAGAGCTTCTTCCAGATGCGCTGGAGGTCGTGCGCGTTGGCCTTGGGCGCGCGGTTGCCGATGCTGTTGACCCAGAGCACCCGGTTCTCCCGGGAGAGGATCCGCATGATGTGGACCTTGGACAGCGGATCGCCGTCCCAGTCGTTCGAGAAGACGACCAGATCCCGTCCCCGCAGGGCCCGGCGAGCCAGATCCATGTCTTCAGTGCGCCGCATGTTCCATCTCCTGTTTCCGAAATTGCGAAGGTTGAAAAGGTCAGTACGTGGCCGCCATGGGCCGTTCATCCGCGGGCTGCGAGGCCGCCAGCGCCG
Encoded proteins:
- a CDS encoding DUF4129 domain-containing protein encodes the protein MLTFALPLLLASLPCTDLRDGAQRLEALAAAPPEEATALMGELAARAGGLPLSLPEDMPPAARAHTVAVRLKEACALQDAAALQAPAPEGSRDRLQAILDRPEFAQARRRNSDLVQRLLRELEAWMDGFFQSRGAQSFAVATRAVMLGLALAVILWGLLRLRRWRRPPSQAPVAAAGAASPLELDSPREHLQRARAALVPDPREAIRQGLLALLSTLEERRLARPDRVKTNRELAAELPTRGAPAPLVQEVERLTHWYDQTFYSLSPVPAEEAARFVEDVERLHRSPPGAPA
- a CDS encoding DUF4350 domain-containing protein; protein product: MRNLRTALFFGLLITLAAALGLVVRQAPPESTVPSVDNPGPLGLRALYLYLKEGGAPVEAHRDSLESLPPDTRTLVLPAPQARAVSTGEVAALERFVRGGGTLVVLVSHEKDQGQPALSLWLELGQGPLLPTRERGLPADTQDLGGTTLDVWLPAGAVYGLKNLRVSRDRGVTVGKPEAVPLAGLENAVGLWRLGLGQGEVYVAAGADLAENRRLELLDNLRFWEALAARGPLRFDEFHHAAAPPPPLSRGIWVFALQCLAVGLLYAVSRGTRFGAPRPLQPVRHRSSVEYARSMGWLARRSRVERELLPELAHGLRQLMHERLGIALTLSEEEAARLLEQRCGLPAPHYLEARAQLARALDQPAVTPRDYARIAARYARLEDVITGRATGPGPP
- the exoP gene encoding spore coat polysaccharide biosynthesis glycosyltransferase ExoP; translation: MRRTEDMDLARRALRGRDLVVFSNDWDGDPLSKVHIMRILSRENRVLWVNSIGNRAPKANAHDLQRIWKKLSSFTEGIREVEPNLFVLAPLAIPFYGSEVVRGANRELLRLQVKNAMRKLRFHRPISWSFLPASAPVSGTLGEEFVVYHCVDEFSAFSDTNGRHIAELEERLLRRANLVITSAERLRENKAKVNPNTVLVRHGVDFQHFVKACDASTPIPEDIAHLPKPIIGFFGLMADWVDQEAMIATAKAHPEGSVVVIGKVAPDCDVSKMKEVPNIHFLGRKPYSSLPGYSRAFDVALMPFTVNELTLNANPLKVREYLAAGLPVVSTDIPEVRKVGLCKIATSTEDFVRKVDECLAEGPGPDRTRAERIFHESWDARVEEIRAFVGEAMIKAGRGL